One Campylobacteraceae bacterium DNA window includes the following coding sequences:
- a CDS encoding DnaJ domain-containing protein — MKEIIKRLEIIKSSIIIEDNEIVDLQVKKLLLLKIDNKVESILYLISNTNFEKVIPLIDDYLNQFRSLVIYEDEKIQGLKHELSILEKEFLLYSNKVEEYHNIINDFNIKYHKKLGDLIEEILVLREEYYEYMSKENENFKEEYKESKKDYEDFHNEFKQFSYANSFDLSKEDKKELKRLYKKASRLCHPDILEDEKKEEAEEIFKELNAAYEQKDIKKVSNILHQLLSGESFISASDSLFDKKILKKKISILREKIRKIKIEITSLKENETFIMLNKIDDIYDYFVKMQEELLLEKDSIMEKIKNFLQKH, encoded by the coding sequence ATGAAAGAAATAATAAAACGATTAGAGATAATTAAAAGCTCAATTATTATAGAAGATAATGAAATAGTAGATTTACAAGTTAAAAAACTACTGCTTTTAAAAATAGACAATAAAGTAGAGTCTATTTTATATCTTATTTCAAATACGAATTTTGAAAAAGTCATTCCTTTAATTGATGACTACTTAAATCAATTTCGTAGCCTTGTTATTTATGAAGATGAAAAAATACAAGGACTTAAACATGAACTGTCCATTTTAGAAAAAGAATTTTTACTTTATTCCAATAAAGTTGAAGAATATCATAATATCATTAATGATTTTAATATTAAGTACCACAAAAAATTGGGAGATTTAATTGAAGAGATATTAGTTTTAAGAGAAGAATATTATGAATATATGTCTAAAGAAAATGAAAATTTTAAAGAAGAATACAAAGAATCAAAAAAAGATTATGAAGATTTTCACAATGAATTTAAACAATTCTCATATGCTAACTCTTTTGATTTAAGTAAAGAAGATAAAAAAGAGTTAAAACGTTTGTATAAAAAAGCTTCGCGACTTTGTCATCCTGATATTCTAGAAGATGAGAAAAAAGAAGAAGCAGAAGAAATATTTAAAGAATTAAATGCAGCATATGAACAAAAAGACATTAAAAAAGTAAGTAATATTTTACATCAACTCTTAAGTGGGGAGAGTTTTATTAGTGCTTCTGATTCTTTATTTGATAAAAAAATATTAAAAAAGAAAATTTCAATTTTACGCGAGAAAATTAGAAAAATTAAAATTGAAATTACTTCATTAAAAGAAAATGAAACGTTTATAATGCTGAATAAAATTGATGATATATACGATTATTTTGTAAAAATGCAAGAAGAGTTACTTCTAGAAAAAGATTCTATTATGGAAAAAATTAAAAACTTCCTTCAAAAGCACTAA
- the trpA gene encoding tryptophan synthase subunit alpha, which translates to MKKLVGYITSSYPNNNFTVDLALSMKEAGVDTIELGMPFSDPVADGPIIEKANFLALQNGYGLKDLFEISEKIACEMDTLLMGYLNPFYAYGINDFLKKANELKLSGLIIPDLPYEEALVYKNEARKNKQEIISFVAPTHDEARIKKVVSDAKKFIYMVAYTGITGSGKSEDLNEIISCVKKYSQTPLYIGFGVDEHTCKEKSRGVDGVIVGSAFVKTLIDDSLGFDERIKRISSLAKEIKEKINE; encoded by the coding sequence TTGAAAAAACTTGTAGGGTACATTACTTCATCGTATCCAAATAATAATTTTACCGTGGATTTGGCTTTAAGCATGAAAGAAGCAGGTGTAGATACTATTGAATTAGGAATGCCTTTTTCAGATCCTGTTGCAGATGGACCTATTATTGAAAAAGCTAATTTTCTAGCTTTGCAAAATGGCTATGGCTTAAAAGATTTATTTGAAATAAGTGAAAAAATTGCTTGTGAAATGGATACTTTGTTAATGGGATATTTAAATCCTTTTTATGCTTATGGAATAAATGACTTTTTAAAAAAAGCAAATGAATTAAAACTATCTGGTTTGATTATTCCTGATTTACCTTATGAAGAAGCTTTAGTCTATAAAAATGAAGCACGTAAAAATAAACAAGAAATCATTTCTTTTGTAGCTCCTACTCACGATGAAGCCCGTATTAAAAAAGTGGTAAGCGATGCTAAGAAGTTTATTTATATGGTTGCATATACTGGAATTACAGGTTCTGGTAAAAGTGAAGACTTAAATGAAATAATCTCTTGCGTTAAAAAATACAGCCAAACTCCATTATATATTGGTTTTGGGGTAGATGAGCATACATGTAAAGAAAAATCAAGAGGTGTTGATGGAGTTATTGTAGGTTCTGCTTTTGTTAAAACCTTAATTGATGATTCTTTAGGTTTTGATGAACGAATTAAAAGAATCAGCTCTTTAGCAAAAGAAATAAAAGAAAAAATTAACGAGTAG
- a CDS encoding AI-2E family transporter, giving the protein MKAQYFLISLLLISLFFLQQLFAPYLKPLLVALLLAVATNSMNIFFQKKFNKLLASGIMTIFLTAIFFIPVLYCIFSFASLINKIDQNILLSIFEATKLWVNNIPDEFLILKEQLIGILEKVNIPEFIQKLLAFGAYLGKNSASFIIDMFMILIFYFFYSFYGSQLASYFKNALPLKKEDSNTLFFESSNVMSIVLYSILVTAIFEGLLFGIFISYFSYDGILLGVLYGFASLIPVIGGVLMWVPIAIYELYAGNSGNAFIIAIYSVLVISVFADTFIKPVIIKYINKKIVKTPTKINELLIFFSIIAGISSFGFWGMIIGPAAVTFFISLIEVLKQYSQHQEEEKNKLN; this is encoded by the coding sequence ATGAAAGCCCAGTACTTTTTAATTTCTTTACTGCTTATTTCTTTGTTTTTTTTACAACAACTTTTTGCTCCTTATTTAAAACCTTTATTGGTTGCTTTACTTTTAGCAGTAGCAACCAATTCAATGAATATTTTTTTCCAAAAAAAATTTAATAAATTATTGGCATCTGGAATTATGACCATCTTTTTAACTGCCATATTTTTCATACCAGTACTTTATTGTATTTTTTCTTTTGCTTCACTCATTAATAAAATTGATCAAAACATTTTATTATCAATCTTTGAAGCAACCAAACTTTGGGTAAATAATATTCCCGATGAATTTCTTATTTTAAAAGAACAGTTAATAGGTATTTTGGAAAAAGTTAATATCCCAGAGTTTATTCAAAAACTTTTGGCTTTTGGAGCTTATTTAGGAAAAAACTCGGCTTCTTTTATAATAGACATGTTTATGATTTTGATATTTTATTTCTTCTACAGTTTTTATGGTTCCCAATTAGCCAGTTATTTTAAAAATGCCCTGCCTTTAAAAAAAGAAGATTCAAATACTTTATTTTTTGAAAGCTCAAATGTAATGAGTATAGTATTGTATTCCATTTTAGTTACAGCCATTTTTGAAGGTTTACTTTTTGGAATCTTTATTTCTTATTTCTCATATGACGGGATTTTATTAGGTGTTTTATATGGTTTTGCTTCTTTAATTCCCGTAATTGGAGGTGTTCTAATGTGGGTACCTATTGCAATTTATGAATTGTACGCAGGAAATTCAGGAAATGCTTTCATTATTGCAATTTATTCTGTTTTAGTAATATCTGTTTTTGCAGATACATTTATTAAACCTGTAATTATAAAATATATCAATAAAAAAATTGTAAAAACCCCAACTAAAATAAATGAATTATTAATCTTTTTCTCAATAATTGCCGGAATATCTTCTTTTGGTTTTTGGGGAATGATTATAGGGCCAGCTGCTGTTACATTTTTTATATCACTAATAGAAGTTCTAAAACAGTATTCCCAACATCAAGAAGAGGAAAAAAATAAACTTAATTAA
- a CDS encoding c-type cytochrome, whose translation MLLRPIFLISLAFLFLACENKAQIKIIDTKKEELSLGRALYFDKNLSLNKTQSCATCHNPEAGFVDDRDNGVQAQASLGDNGTSIGDRQAPSAAYAMFSPSFHYDKKKKEYIGGQFWDGREKTLAGQAGGPPTNPDEMAMPSKSAIVRRLKENLFYVEIFKKVYGENIFKNDDTAYLKMTKAIEVFEQSDFFAPFDSKYDRYLEGRYDLTPLEDLGRSLFYSNANTNCSSCHTLKKEDQKRETFSNYEFHNIGTPINTALRAKNGVRKKDDGLLNNPLVKDIKHQGKYKVPTLRNVAITSPYMHNGVFSDLKTVILFYDKFNNKKNIINPETNKAWRNAEWENTINKKDLKMKKLSERKVDALVAFLKLLTDKRYEHLLLKK comes from the coding sequence ATGTTACTTAGACCAATATTCCTAATTTCACTTGCTTTTTTATTTTTAGCCTGCGAAAATAAAGCACAGATAAAAATAATTGATACAAAAAAAGAAGAGTTAAGTTTAGGAAGAGCTTTATATTTTGATAAAAATCTTTCTTTAAACAAAACACAATCTTGTGCAACATGCCACAATCCGGAAGCTGGTTTCGTAGATGACAGAGACAATGGAGTACAAGCGCAAGCCTCTTTAGGGGATAATGGCACTTCAATAGGAGATAGACAAGCTCCCAGTGCAGCTTATGCTATGTTCTCGCCCTCTTTTCATTATGACAAAAAGAAAAAAGAATATATTGGTGGACAATTTTGGGATGGAAGAGAAAAAACACTTGCAGGCCAAGCAGGAGGTCCACCTACTAATCCGGATGAAATGGCTATGCCTTCAAAAAGTGCAATCGTTCGGCGTTTAAAAGAAAATTTATTTTATGTTGAAATTTTTAAAAAAGTATATGGAGAAAATATTTTCAAAAACGATGACACTGCGTATTTAAAAATGACAAAAGCCATTGAAGTTTTTGAGCAAAGTGACTTTTTTGCACCCTTTGATTCAAAATATGACAGATATTTAGAAGGAAGATATGATTTAACACCTTTAGAAGACTTAGGTCGCTCACTTTTTTATTCAAATGCAAATACCAATTGCAGTAGCTGTCACACTTTAAAAAAAGAAGATCAGAAAAGGGAAACTTTTTCAAATTATGAATTTCATAATATTGGAACCCCAATTAATACTGCATTACGAGCTAAAAATGGAGTGAGAAAAAAAGATGATGGTTTACTTAATAATCCTTTGGTAAAAGATATTAAACATCAAGGAAAATACAAAGTCCCAACGCTAAGAAATGTGGCAATTACTTCACCTTATATGCATAATGGTGTGTTTTCTGATTTAAAAACAGTAATACTGTTTTATGATAAATTCAATAATAAAAAGAATATTATAAACCCTGAAACAAATAAAGCATGGAGAAATGCGGAGTGGGAAAATACGATTAATAAAAAAGATTTAAAAATGAAAAAACTAAGTGAGAGAAAAGTAGATGCTTTAGTCGCGTTTCTTAAACTTCTTACTGATAAAAGATATGAACATCTTTTATTAAAAAAATAA
- a CDS encoding leucine-rich repeat domain-containing protein: MTNPNTSLIKKQSSSLMLYKSKVMIGLTKKILNNKIQIIENQDWIDKLYLWADENKIDDLYKSKKSFNKEYTRGLPRNKEDLLNLVELNLYKYDLTYLPKELCYLTKLEKLHLYKNRLRFIPKEIKNLKNLKELSLSKNHLTVLPKEIFELKNLEILSVLGNKLSEVSVHISQLKKLEKLNLLGNKLQTLPNEICSLKALRSLLIFENNLIELPYDIGNLSNLEELLVNDNNLRFLPLSIGKLKKLKYLCLFNNKIEALPSEIGHLHSLEELWLSNNRLLSLPLSLDGLHKLNEFSLSNNDLSLLPSQILKMKELKWLEVDKDVYIPDELHSLVKKGVITFS, from the coding sequence ATGACTAATCCCAATACTTCTTTAATTAAAAAACAGAGTTCCTCTCTTATGTTATACAAATCAAAAGTAATGATTGGTCTTACTAAAAAAATTCTTAATAATAAAATACAAATAATTGAGAATCAAGACTGGATTGATAAACTTTATTTGTGGGCAGATGAAAATAAAATTGATGATTTATATAAAAGTAAAAAAAGCTTTAATAAAGAATATACCAGAGGACTTCCTAGAAATAAGGAAGATTTACTTAATTTAGTTGAGCTTAATTTATATAAATATGATTTGACCTATTTACCAAAAGAATTGTGTTATTTAACAAAATTAGAAAAACTGCATTTATATAAGAACCGTCTAAGGTTCATTCCAAAAGAAATAAAAAACTTAAAAAATTTGAAAGAACTTTCTTTGTCTAAAAACCATTTAACAGTTCTACCAAAAGAGATTTTTGAATTAAAAAATCTTGAAATTTTAAGTGTTCTGGGCAATAAACTAAGTGAAGTTTCTGTTCATATCTCGCAATTAAAAAAACTAGAGAAACTAAATCTTTTAGGAAACAAGCTTCAAACCTTACCCAATGAAATTTGTTCTTTAAAAGCTTTACGCTCTTTGCTTATCTTTGAAAATAATTTAATTGAATTGCCTTATGATATTGGTAATTTATCGAATCTAGAAGAATTATTGGTAAACGATAATAACTTACGATTTTTACCTCTAAGTATTGGGAAACTCAAAAAATTAAAGTACCTGTGTTTGTTTAATAATAAAATTGAAGCTTTACCTAGTGAAATTGGACATTTACACAGCCTTGAAGAGCTTTGGCTCTCTAATAACCGTTTATTGTCCTTGCCTTTAAGTTTAGATGGTCTGCATAAACTTAATGAGTTTTCTTTATCAAACAATGATTTGTCTCTTTTACCTTCACAAATATTAAAAATGAAAGAATTAAAATGGTTAGAAGTAGACAAAGATGTTTATATTCCAGATGAATTGCATTCTTTAGTAAAAAAAGGTGTGATTACCTTTTCTTAA
- a CDS encoding arginyltransferase — MQTIDEHIEFVENNKQCSYFDNEISDIRYKFMQSCSESEYQGMLEHGWRRFGKMHFVPECAACTKCISMRIDVKKYVFSKSEKRVINKNKDTKVYIQTPSLSIEHLALYDKYHEFMHHKKNWNYTPIEPMEYQRSYVQGKSTYAKEILYCVEDKLVGVALSDILTTSISSIYCFYDHDYAHLSLGKYSILAQIKIAKEMNVEYIYLGYWIEDHFSMGYKKAYTPFEILKNRVPLNQKTIWEPYEV; from the coding sequence ATGCAAACAATTGATGAACACATAGAATTTGTTGAAAATAACAAACAATGCTCTTATTTTGATAATGAAATTTCTGACATAAGATATAAATTTATGCAGTCTTGTAGCGAATCTGAATATCAAGGTATGTTGGAACATGGCTGGAGACGTTTTGGAAAAATGCATTTTGTTCCAGAGTGCGCAGCTTGTACTAAGTGTATTTCTATGCGTATTGATGTAAAAAAGTATGTTTTTTCCAAATCAGAAAAAAGAGTAATTAATAAAAATAAAGATACAAAAGTCTATATTCAAACCCCCAGTTTAAGTATTGAACATTTGGCTTTATATGATAAGTATCATGAATTTATGCATCATAAAAAAAATTGGAATTATACACCTATTGAACCAATGGAATATCAACGCTCATACGTACAAGGTAAATCTACTTATGCAAAAGAAATACTTTATTGTGTAGAAGATAAACTAGTGGGTGTTGCTTTATCTGATATTTTAACTACTTCTATTTCTTCTATTTATTGTTTTTATGACCATGATTATGCTCACTTGTCTTTGGGTAAATATTCCATCTTAGCACAAATTAAAATCGCAAAAGAGATGAATGTAGAGTATATTTATTTGGGATATTGGATAGAAGATCATTTTTCAATGGGTTATAAAAAAGCCTACACTCCTTTTGAAATTTTAAAAAACAGAGTACCTTTAAATCAAAAAACAATTTGGGAACCTTATGAAGTATAA
- a CDS encoding sterol desaturase family protein, with protein sequence MDLFLGFEYLIDAHKRIFYVYLFSSLLISIVYLYFHPKEKRINLSSKLWLHPSAKIDYTYFFISNIIKILLIYPLVLSAKTVALFIALFLIETFGYIRLRTSYELILFLYTISIFIFSDFTRYLLHLTLHKIPFLWRFHKVHHSAKVLTPMTFYRVHPLENILFGFRYALSIGLVTGVFIYFFGARIDIYTVLGVNIFVFLFSILGSNLRHSHIKLSYYKSLENVFISPFMHQLHHSTKYHNKNFGGYLAIWDKIFDTHQGSENIKSVKFGLNDTKNYNSVLKLFSTPFKNKGKKNVT encoded by the coding sequence ATGGATTTATTCTTAGGATTTGAGTATTTAATAGATGCACATAAAAGAATTTTTTATGTGTATTTATTCAGTTCACTGTTAATTAGCATAGTATATTTGTATTTTCATCCAAAAGAGAAGAGAATTAACTTAAGCTCTAAACTTTGGCTGCACCCAAGTGCAAAAATAGATTATACGTACTTTTTTATTTCAAATATAATTAAAATTCTTTTAATTTATCCGTTGGTATTATCTGCTAAAACAGTGGCATTATTTATTGCACTTTTTTTAATTGAAACCTTTGGATATATAAGGCTTAGAACATCTTATGAACTTATATTATTTTTGTACACAATAAGTATTTTTATTTTTAGTGATTTTACACGATATCTGCTTCACCTAACTTTGCATAAAATTCCATTTTTATGGCGTTTTCATAAGGTTCACCATAGTGCAAAAGTATTAACACCCATGACATTTTATAGGGTTCATCCTCTTGAAAATATATTATTTGGTTTTAGATATGCGTTAAGCATTGGTTTAGTAACGGGGGTTTTTATTTATTTTTTCGGTGCTAGAATTGATATTTATACAGTTTTGGGTGTAAATATATTTGTTTTTTTATTCTCCATTTTGGGAAGTAATTTAAGACACAGCCATATAAAATTGTCCTATTATAAAAGTCTTGAAAATGTATTTATTTCACCTTTTATGCATCAACTTCACCACAGTACAAAATACCATAATAAAAACTTTGGCGGCTATTTGGCTATATGGGACAAAATATTTGATACACATCAAGGAAGTGAAAATATTAAAAGTGTAAAATTTGGATTAAACGATACAAAAAATTATAATTCAGTTTTAAAATTATTTTCAACTCCATTTAAAAACAAAGGAAAAAAAAATGTTACTTAG
- a CDS encoding c-type cytochrome, producing MKEVTVSINAQKLYAACSSCHGLKGEKAALGKSEVINIWSEEKIYLALMGYKDGSYGKMMKGLMQGQVKNLSKEEIRALSSYISKVNK from the coding sequence ATGAAGGAAGTTACTGTTTCCATAAATGCTCAAAAACTTTATGCAGCCTGTTCTTCCTGTCATGGGCTTAAAGGTGAAAAAGCTGCTTTAGGTAAATCAGAAGTTATAAACATCTGGAGTGAAGAGAAAATTTATTTAGCATTAATGGGTTATAAAGATGGCTCTTATGGAAAAATGATGAAAGGTTTAATGCAAGGGCAGGTTAAAAACTTAAGTAAAGAAGAAATACGTGCATTATCTTCTTATATCAGCAAAGTAAATAAATAA
- the ruvB gene encoding Holliday junction branch migration DNA helicase RuvB, which produces MERVVEVEQISFEEEHSELSLRPSSWNDYIGQSKIKKNLRVFIDASKKRNEALDHILFYGPPGLGKTTLAYLISNEMECNIKITAGPMIEKSGDLAAILTNLEEGDILFIDEIHRLSPAVEEILYPAMEDYRLDIIIGSGPAAQTVKIDLPRFTLIGATTRAGMLSSPLRERFGMHFRMQFYSNEDLAKIVEAASFKLEKPSNYDASLEIARRSRGTPRVSLRLLRRVRDFAEVNNEENINLSRCKYALNELGVNETGFDEMDINLLELLVSNKGKPMGLSTIAAALSEDEGTIEDAIEPYLLANGYIERTARGRIASLKTYELFRLNPNNEEGAII; this is translated from the coding sequence ATGGAACGTGTTGTAGAAGTAGAACAAATATCTTTTGAAGAAGAACATTCAGAACTAAGTTTAAGACCCAGTTCCTGGAACGATTATATTGGCCAAAGTAAAATCAAGAAAAACCTAAGAGTTTTTATTGATGCTTCTAAAAAAAGAAATGAAGCTTTGGATCATATTCTATTTTATGGACCTCCTGGTCTTGGAAAAACAACACTTGCTTATTTAATTTCAAATGAAATGGAATGTAATATAAAAATTACAGCAGGTCCAATGATAGAAAAATCTGGAGATTTAGCTGCTATTTTAACCAACTTAGAAGAAGGTGATATTTTATTTATTGATGAAATTCACAGGCTATCCCCTGCTGTTGAAGAGATTTTGTATCCTGCCATGGAAGATTATCGATTAGATATTATTATAGGTAGTGGGCCAGCAGCGCAAACGGTTAAAATCGATTTGCCTCGTTTTACACTTATTGGTGCAACTACAAGAGCAGGAATGTTATCAAGCCCATTAAGAGAGAGATTTGGAATGCATTTTAGAATGCAGTTCTACTCCAATGAAGATTTAGCAAAAATTGTTGAAGCAGCTTCTTTTAAACTTGAAAAACCTTCCAATTACGATGCTTCTTTAGAAATAGCAAGAAGAAGCAGAGGAACACCAAGAGTAAGTTTACGTTTATTAAGACGTGTTCGAGATTTCGCAGAAGTTAATAATGAAGAAAACATTAATCTCTCACGTTGTAAATATGCTTTAAATGAATTAGGCGTTAATGAAACTGGTTTTGATGAAATGGATATAAACTTACTTGAACTTCTTGTAAGTAATAAAGGAAAACCAATGGGTTTATCTACTATTGCAGCAGCCTTGAGTGAAGATGAAGGAACAATTGAAGATGCCATTGAACCTTATTTATTGGCAAATGGTTATATTGAAAGAACTGCACGAGGTAGAATTGCAAGTCTTAAAACTTACGAACTTTTTAGATTAAATCCAAACAATGAAGAAGGAGCAATAATATGA
- a CDS encoding rhodanese-like domain-containing protein, with amino-acid sequence MLKNTNITFTGFSKMPNEISFSNDSSLNKKKCLELLASNSLSGDELISLLAARAKKIIHFLLIDNREMNEYLQQRIEGTDFLVPTSSFYESMEVLKNEKNTPCIVYCLSGGRSAQCLNIMNDMGFISVCNLQEGLYTYKGEFVSG; translated from the coding sequence ATGCTAAAAAATACTAATATAACATTCACAGGTTTTTCTAAAATGCCTAATGAAATTTCATTTTCAAATGACTCTTCTTTAAACAAAAAAAAGTGTCTTGAATTATTGGCTTCAAACTCACTTTCAGGGGATGAGTTAATTTCACTCTTAGCTGCAAGAGCAAAAAAGATTATTCATTTTTTATTGATTGATAACAGAGAGATGAATGAATATCTTCAACAAAGAATTGAAGGAACTGATTTTTTGGTACCTACAAGTTCTTTTTATGAGAGTATGGAAGTACTTAAAAATGAGAAAAACACACCTTGTATTGTATATTGTTTAAGTGGAGGCAGAAGTGCTCAATGCTTAAATATTATGAACGATATGGGTTTTATTAGTGTTTGTAATTTACAAGAAGGTTTATACACCTATAAAGGTGAATTTGTTTCAGGATAG
- the panB gene encoding 3-methyl-2-oxobutanoate hydroxymethyltransferase, which translates to MSIIRADFEKMNVNKIRKAKGNKKLTVITAYDALFAKLFEEMADMILVGDSLNMSFAGKKDTLSATLEQMIYHTNAVCTGAPKAFVILDMPFGSYINKDQALNNAVKVYQECPAAAIKIEGGEDRAFIIEHLCKNSIAVMAHIGLMPQYVRSQGGYKVRGKTQEDIDQLIKDALAVEKAGAFCIVIEGVLSPAAKKISQAVSIPTIGIGAGKDTDGQVLVWSDMMGFFEDFKPKFVRHYLDGANLVKEALNNFVNDVQNESFPSKKEEY; encoded by the coding sequence ATGAGTATTATAAGAGCAGATTTTGAAAAAATGAATGTTAATAAAATTAGAAAAGCAAAAGGAAATAAAAAACTTACAGTAATAACAGCATATGATGCATTGTTTGCAAAACTTTTTGAAGAAATGGCAGATATGATTTTAGTGGGTGATAGTTTAAATATGAGTTTTGCAGGAAAAAAAGACACCTTAAGTGCAACCTTGGAACAAATGATCTATCATACCAATGCAGTTTGTACAGGAGCACCTAAAGCTTTTGTGATTTTAGATATGCCTTTTGGTTCTTATATTAACAAAGATCAAGCCTTAAATAATGCAGTAAAAGTTTACCAAGAATGCCCAGCTGCTGCCATTAAAATAGAAGGTGGAGAAGACAGAGCTTTTATAATTGAGCACTTGTGCAAAAATTCAATAGCAGTAATGGCACATATTGGGCTGATGCCACAATATGTAAGATCTCAAGGTGGATATAAAGTAAGAGGAAAAACACAAGAAGATATTGATCAATTAATCAAAGATGCCCTTGCTGTTGAAAAAGCAGGTGCTTTTTGTATAGTAATAGAGGGTGTTTTAAGCCCTGCTGCTAAAAAAATATCACAAGCAGTTTCTATTCCAACTATTGGAATAGGAGCAGGAAAAGATACCGATGGGCAAGTTCTTGTTTGGTCAGATATGATGGGTTTCTTTGAAGATTTTAAACCAAAATTTGTACGCCACTATTTAGACGGAGCAAACTTAGTTAAAGAAGCACTCAATAATTTTGTAAACGATGTGCAAAATGAATCTTTTCCAAGTAAAAAAGAAGAATATTAA